One Watersipora subatra chromosome 4, tzWatSuba1.1, whole genome shotgun sequence genomic window carries:
- the LOC137393494 gene encoding uncharacterized protein isoform X1 — MSALEHLFPESKVLLCAFHREQAGDRQLKRRENEIGEEERQIILASPRKIAESRFNGNMSSKAALEGSDWWANSKSLKIQEYFLNQWMSEDMPKKRMEFYRRDRFLFSVRTNNGAEHTNKRFKQNFSHYKTNNGLTRVLHIIVTHFTHFLFNRYSAHVEGLMTTSIWARLWRDDIVWQLQSVVSPPVQNYETYRF, encoded by the exons ATGTCTGCTCTTGAACACCTCTTTCCAG AAAGCAAAGTTCTACTGTGTGCATTCCATCGTGAGCAGGCCGGGGACAGACAGTTGAAAAGAAGAGAAAATGAAATCGGAGAAGAGGAACGGCAGATCATACTCGCATCACCAAGGAAAATTGCAGAGTCAAGGTTT aACGGAAATATGTCATCAAAGGCAGCTTTAGAGGGGTCTGACTGGTGGGCAAATTCCAAATCCCTCAAGATACAAGAGTACTTCCTAAACCAGTGGATGAGTGAGGATATGCCCAAG AAGCGGATGGAGTTTTATAGGCGTGATAGATTCCTGTTTAGTGTACGCACCAACAACGGCGCCGAACACACCAACAAACGTTTCAAGCAGAACTTTTCACACTACAAGACCAACAACGGTCTCACCAGGGTGCTCCACATAATCGTGACTCACTTCACACACTTTCTCTTCAACAG ATATTCTGCGCATGTCGAAGGCCTCATGACAACATCGATTTGGGCTCGCCTGTGGAGAGATGATATTGTGTGGCAGTTGCAATCAGTGGTTTCACCACCGGTGCAAAATTATGAAACGTACAGATTTTGA
- the LOC137393494 gene encoding uncharacterized protein isoform X2 produces MSALEHLFPESKVLLCAFHREQAGDRQLKRRENEIGEEERQIILASPRKIAESRFNGNMSSKAALEGSDWWANSKSLKIQEYFLNQWMSEDMPKKRMEFYRRDRFLFSVRTNNGAEHTNKRFKQNFSHYKTNNGLTRVLHIIVTHFTHFLFNSQPMFILDILRMSKAS; encoded by the exons ATGTCTGCTCTTGAACACCTCTTTCCAG AAAGCAAAGTTCTACTGTGTGCATTCCATCGTGAGCAGGCCGGGGACAGACAGTTGAAAAGAAGAGAAAATGAAATCGGAGAAGAGGAACGGCAGATCATACTCGCATCACCAAGGAAAATTGCAGAGTCAAGGTTT aACGGAAATATGTCATCAAAGGCAGCTTTAGAGGGGTCTGACTGGTGGGCAAATTCCAAATCCCTCAAGATACAAGAGTACTTCCTAAACCAGTGGATGAGTGAGGATATGCCCAAG AAGCGGATGGAGTTTTATAGGCGTGATAGATTCCTGTTTAGTGTACGCACCAACAACGGCGCCGAACACACCAACAAACGTTTCAAGCAGAACTTTTCACACTACAAGACCAACAACGGTCTCACCAGGGTGCTCCACATAATCGTGACTCACTTCACACACTTTCTCTTCAACAG CCAACCTATGTTTATTTTAGATATTCTGCGCATGTCGAAGGCCTCATGA